The following are encoded together in the Drosophila sechellia strain sech25 chromosome 3R, ASM438219v1, whole genome shotgun sequence genome:
- the LOC6607029 gene encoding BTB/POZ domain-containing protein KCTD3 — MSHFTHASSSDLVNLNVGGQRFSTSRQTLTWIPDTFFTALLNGRISSLRDEHNAIFIDRDPTLFSIILNYLRTKDIDIKNCEIRALRHEAEYYGITPLTKRLALCEDLNHSSCGDLLFYGFLAAPPMPSNEAVPATSVDESLPSTSSSAIGSRPGSMVRVPEPSRSSHSRNSSWDLRLGRTGSTGNGANPPAPMLHSRNPSMDFMRHSRNSSADLNKVFRNEVGLVFSPTQNSNWVDPLRVQIIKAHQNWIAVAYAHFVTCYRVKDSNGWQQVFTSPHIDATIERIAINSKVNTSAAEPLPSKMVAISYGSQIRLWSIQEGGQKTDVGTFNLNVRVEYLFFIGSQLVALSSSGKIGVWHAMTQHWQIQDLVPVLSFDSAGSFLLLGCNNGSIYYIDMQKFPLRIKDNDLLVTELYKDVTLDPITAISVYLTPKTSSISGNWIEIAYGTKSGAVRIIVQHPETAGHGPHLFETFFVHQSPVTKVMLSEKYLVSVCSEYHHVRTWRLTRFRGMLSTQPGSTPEASFKIVSLEATDTSYSYAAGNDFGPYGDYDDMIFVQKVVPETDQLYVRLASNGDRVCVIRSVDSSTISAFCVLECEVSSRFILTGHCNGAIQMWDLTTALALLSKDEPQQKINGGPDTNELLRLLDQCEISNSSCTTPCMSPCLSAMGNGSGMASSIARMKASNIALLNREPAMAMAIQAVQPPAQVQPALPEAVAPAAAIPMADDNNE, encoded by the exons ATGTCCCACTTCACGCACGCCTCCAGCAGCGACCTGGTCAACCTCAATGTGGGTGGTCAGCG CTTTTCCACGTCGCGGCAAACGCTTACGTGGATCCCGGACACCTTCTTCACGGCTCTTCTCAACGGACGCATCTCGAGTCTCAGAGACGAGCACAATGCCATCTTTATTGACCGCGATCCGACGCTCTTCTCGATCATACTTAACTACTTAAGGACCAAGGACATCGACATCAAGAACTGCGAAATACGCGCTCTGCGCCACGAGGCCGAGTACTATGGCATCACTCCGCTGACCAAGCGCCTGGCACTCTGCGAAGACCTTAACCACTCGTCCTGCGGTGATTTGCTCTTCTACGGATTTCTGGCGGCGCCGCCCATGCCGTCAAACGAAGCTGTGCCTGCTACTAGCGTTGACGAGTCATTGCCCTCCACTTCGTCCAGTGCGATTGGTAGTCGTCCCGGTTCCATGGTGCGCGTTCCCGAACCCTCACGCTCCTCACACTCGCGCAATTCATCATGGGATCTGCGCCTTGGTCGCACAGGTAGCACTGGCAATGGTGCCAATCCTCCAGCTCCCATGTTGCACTCACGTAATCCTTCGATGGACTTTATGCGCCACTCTCGGAACTCCTCGGCGGATCTGAACAAAGTCTTTCGAAACGAAGTTGGCCTGGTATTCAGTCCCACGCAGAACTCAAACTGGGTGGACCCGTTGCGAGTGCAAATCATTAAGGCGCACCAGAATTGGATAGCAGTGGCTTACGCACACTTTGTGACTTGCTACCGGGTGAAAGACTCCAACGGATGGCAGCAGGTGTTCACATCGCCCCACATCGACGCCACCATCGAAAGAATCGCCATCAACTCGAAGGTGAATACTTCCGCAGCAGAGCCACTGCCCAGCAAGATGGTGGCCATCTCTTACGGCAGTCAGATAAGATTGTGGAGCATTCAGGAGGGCGGCCAGAAAACGGATGTGGGCacgtttaatttaaatgtgcGAGTGGAGTACCTGTTCTTCATCGGCAGTCAGCTGGTGGCCCTGTCATCCTCCGGCAAGATCGGCGTCTGGCACGCGATGACGCAGCACTGGCAGATTCAGGACCTAGTGCCCGTGCTCTCGTTCGACTCCGCGGGCTCATTTTTGCTGCTGGGCTGCAACAACGGCTCCATCTACTACATAGACATGCAGAAGTTCCCGCTCCGGATAAAGGACAATGATTTACTGGTTACCGAGCTCTACAAAGATGTCACACTGGACCCAATCACGGCCATCTCGGTCTACCTTACCCCAAAAACCTCAAGCATAAGTGGCAATTGGATTGAAATAGCCTATGGCACAAAGTCGGGAGCGGTGCGAATCATCGTCCAGCATCCGGAGACAGCTGGCCATGGACCACACCTGTTCGAGACTTTCTTTGTGCACCAAAGCCCCGTAACGAAGGTGATGCTGTCGGAAAAGTACCTCGTCTCCGTGTGCAGCGAATACCACCACGTGCGAACATGGCGTCTGACCCGCTTCCGGGGCATGCTCTCCACCCAGCCGGGCTCCACGCCGGAAGCATCGTTCAAAATCGTGTCGCTGGAAGCTACCGATACCAGCTACAGCTATGCTGCTGGAAATGATTTTGGACCTTACGGTGACTACGACGACATGATATTCGTGCAAAAGGTGGTGCCCGAGACGGATCAGCTGTACGTGCGCTTGGCCTCCAACGGGGATCGGGTGTGCGTCATTAGATCCGTAGATAGCTCCACAATTTCGGCCTTCTGTGTGCTCGAGTGCGAGGTATCGTCCCGGTTCATACTCACCGGTCACTGCAACGGCGCCATTCAGATGTGGGACCTAACCACCGCACTGGCGCTGCTCTCCAAGGATGAGCCGCAGCAGAAAATCAATGGCGGACCCGACACCAATGAGCTTCTCCGCCTACTTGACCAGTGTGAAATCAGCAATTCATCATGCACAACACCTTGTATGTCACCGTGTCTATCAGCTATGGGCAACGGCTCTGGAATGGCCTCCTCCATAGCCCGCATGAAGGCCAGCAACATAGCCCTGCTAAATCGGGAAccagcaatggcaatggccatCCAAGCCGTCCAGCCGCCCGCTCAGGTCCAACCTGCTCTTCCAGAGGCTGTGGCGCCGGCAGCTGCTATCCCGATGGCTGACGACAACAACGAATGA